One genomic region from Amblyraja radiata isolate CabotCenter1 chromosome 17, sAmbRad1.1.pri, whole genome shotgun sequence encodes:
- the LOC116982748 gene encoding pancreatic secretory granule membrane major glycoprotein GP2-like isoform X1, producing the protein MQKKAGGCREWWTQPIHHGNSFLSTIENLQVLLKISLLLFCGVFVPVCCVDCDLDHCKNEGTCVVVDGINQCNCLHGLRGETCEDIKMEVKCEQTYIKVLIIKDYFDWKNVSMDSVQLAEDACKAAIEVVNGEEYYSISIHHNNYSSCGTVVLSNATHIMYMNGLETRHTTGIITRLPSETIDFTCVYHRERTVQLAFPIQPRTAVAVLHVQEGLVTVSMALYQSPKYETAYVELPVIPWLERLYISLKIEPGEQNFFVLTINDCWATPTKHPNDSPQYYLIKKGCPADETVQYHNQIGNETTANFSVQMFRFTKYPVVFLHCRTEICVPDSLEPCMSDCLSQSSLKTKRETHTDYKGLLTYGPIQWTHLKSHMPEVHKPNLVLATIPGIVVISSMVFLVLAITLAKVMRK; encoded by the exons ATGCaaaagaaggcaggaggatgcagagagtggtggactcaaccCATCCATCACGGGAACAGCTTTCTCTCCACCATCGAAAATCTTCAG GTGTTGTTGAAGATATCGCTCCTGCTGTTTTGTGGGGTTTTTGTTCCCGTCTGCTGTGTTG ACTGTGATCTTGACCATTGTAAAAATGAGGGCACCTGTGTGGTTGTTGATGGGATTAATCAATGCAACTGTCTTCATGGGCTCAGAGGCGAGACTTGTGAAG ATATAAAAATGGAAGTCAAGTGTGAGCAAACCTACATAAAAGTACTAATCATCAAAGATTACTTTGATTGGAAAaatgtcagcatggactctgtacAATTGGCTGAGGATGCCTGCAAAGCTGCAATAGAAGTTGTAAATGGAGAAGAATATTATAGCATCAGTATACATCATAACAATTATTCATCTTGTGGTACGGTTGTGCTG AGTAATGCAACACACATCATGTACATGAACGGATTGGAGACTCGACATACAACAGGCATTATCACCAGGCTTCCTTCTGAAACAATTGACTTCACTTGTGTGTACCACCGTGAAAGGACAGTGCAACTTGCATTTCCAATCCAGCCAAGGACTGC AGTTGCAGTGCTGCATGTGCAAGAGGGACTAGTCACAGTATCAATGGCACTCTATCAAAGTCCCAAGTATGAGACTGCTTATGTGGAATTGCCAGTCATACCTTGGTTGGAAAGATTGTACATCAGTTTGAAGATTGAACCTGGAGAGCAAAACTTCTTTGTTTTGACTATAAATGATTGTTGGGCTACACCAACCAAACATCCAAATGACTCTCCTCAGTATTACTTAATAAAGAAGGG ATGTCCTGCTGATGAAACTGTGCAGTATCATAATCAAATCGGGAATGAGACAACAGCCAACTTCAGTGTGCAAATGTTTCGTTTCACCAAGTATCCAGTCGTGTTCCTGCATTGCAGGACTGAAATTTGTGTTCCTGACAGTCTGGAGCCTTGTATGAGT GATTGCCTGAGCCAATCATCACTAAAAACCAAAAGGGAAACCCACACTGACTACAAAGGGTTATTGACTTATGGACCTATTCAATGGACCCATCTTAAGTCGCACATGCCTGAAGTTCATAAACCTA ATCTTGTGCTTGCTACCATTCCTGGTATAGTTGTGATATCTTCAATGGTGTTCCTTGTCCTTGCAATTACTTTGGCTAAAGTAATGAGAAAGTAA
- the LOC116982748 gene encoding pancreatic secretory granule membrane major glycoprotein GP2-like isoform X2, which translates to MEVKCEQTYIKVLIIKDYFDWKNVSMDSVQLAEDACKAAIEVVNGEEYYSISIHHNNYSSCGTVVLSNATHIMYMNGLETRHTTGIITRLPSETIDFTCVYHRERTVQLAFPIQPRTAVAVLHVQEGLVTVSMALYQSPKYETAYVELPVIPWLERLYISLKIEPGEQNFFVLTINDCWATPTKHPNDSPQYYLIKKGCPADETVQYHNQIGNETTANFSVQMFRFTKYPVVFLHCRTEICVPDSLEPCMSDCLSQSSLKTKRETHTDYKGLLTYGPIQWTHLKSHMPEVHKPNLVLATIPGIVVISSMVFLVLAITLAKVMRK; encoded by the exons ATGGAAGTCAAGTGTGAGCAAACCTACATAAAAGTACTAATCATCAAAGATTACTTTGATTGGAAAaatgtcagcatggactctgtacAATTGGCTGAGGATGCCTGCAAAGCTGCAATAGAAGTTGTAAATGGAGAAGAATATTATAGCATCAGTATACATCATAACAATTATTCATCTTGTGGTACGGTTGTGCTG AGTAATGCAACACACATCATGTACATGAACGGATTGGAGACTCGACATACAACAGGCATTATCACCAGGCTTCCTTCTGAAACAATTGACTTCACTTGTGTGTACCACCGTGAAAGGACAGTGCAACTTGCATTTCCAATCCAGCCAAGGACTGC AGTTGCAGTGCTGCATGTGCAAGAGGGACTAGTCACAGTATCAATGGCACTCTATCAAAGTCCCAAGTATGAGACTGCTTATGTGGAATTGCCAGTCATACCTTGGTTGGAAAGATTGTACATCAGTTTGAAGATTGAACCTGGAGAGCAAAACTTCTTTGTTTTGACTATAAATGATTGTTGGGCTACACCAACCAAACATCCAAATGACTCTCCTCAGTATTACTTAATAAAGAAGGG ATGTCCTGCTGATGAAACTGTGCAGTATCATAATCAAATCGGGAATGAGACAACAGCCAACTTCAGTGTGCAAATGTTTCGTTTCACCAAGTATCCAGTCGTGTTCCTGCATTGCAGGACTGAAATTTGTGTTCCTGACAGTCTGGAGCCTTGTATGAGT GATTGCCTGAGCCAATCATCACTAAAAACCAAAAGGGAAACCCACACTGACTACAAAGGGTTATTGACTTATGGACCTATTCAATGGACCCATCTTAAGTCGCACATGCCTGAAGTTCATAAACCTA ATCTTGTGCTTGCTACCATTCCTGGTATAGTTGTGATATCTTCAATGGTGTTCCTTGTCCTTGCAATTACTTTGGCTAAAGTAATGAGAAAGTAA